Genomic segment of Deltaproteobacteria bacterium:
AAGCGCCGCTGAAATGACTTTGACACCACGGTCATGACCGTCCAGCCCCGGCTTTGCGGTCAAAACCCGGATTTTGCGTTCCGACACGGACTATTCCTCCTATATGATCGCGCTAGGCTGGTATTCGCCGAAAACACCCCTCAGAACGTCACAGATCTCGCCCAACGTGGCGTATGCTTTAACGGCATCAAGGATCGGAACCATGAGGTTTTCGTTCCCACGAGCCGTCTCCTCGAGGTTCTTGAGGGCCGTTGCAGAGGCATTGGAATCGCGTTCCTTCTTTAATTTCGTGAGCTTGGCTATCTGCCGGTTTCTCACTTCAGGATCCACCCTCAACAGGTTCGAGGGTTTTTCGCTGTCGGTCTGGTAGATGTTCAATCCAACCACGCTTCGATCTCCGGATTCGATGGCCTTCTGGTAGCCGTATGCCGCGTTCTGGATCTCTTTCTGGATGAATCCCTGTTCGATGGCTGGGACGGACCCGCCCAACTCGTCGATCCTGTTTATATAGGCTACCGCTCCCTCTTCGATCTTATTGGTCAGCGACTCAATGTAATACGACCCCGCCAAAGGATCTATGGTGTCGGTCACCCCGGTTTCGCAGGCAATCAGTTGTTGAGTGCGAAGGGCGATCTGCACCGCTTCCTCGGTGGGTAATGAAAGCGCTTCATCCATGGAGTTGGTGTGCAGGGACTGAGTGCCGCCGAGCACGGCGCTCATGGCCTGGAAGGCCACCCGCACGATGTTGTTGGGCGGTTGCTGGGCCGTCAGTGTGCAGCCCGCCGTTTGTGTGTGGAAGCGGAGCATCATGGAGCGGGGGTCCTTGGCCCCGAAACGCTCTTTCATGATCCTCGCCCAAAGCCTCCGGGCGGCGCGATACTTGGCGATTTCTTCGAGAAAATCCAAGTGGGAGTTGAAAAAGAACGAAAGCCTGGGTCCGAACTGGTCGACATCGAGCCCGGCATCGATGGCAGCCTGGACATAAGCGATTCCATTCGCCAGTGTGAACGCCACCTCTTGGACGGCGGTGGAGCCCGCCTCGCGGATGTGATACCCGCTGATGCTGATGGAGTTCCACTGAGGAATCTGGTCCGAGCAATAAGCAAAAATGTCCGTGATGATTCTCATGGAGGGACGTGGTGGAAAAATATATGTGCCGCGGGACGAGTACTCTTTCAAAATGTCGTTCTGGATCGTGCCGCGGAGGTCCGCCTGCGCTACCCCCTGCTTCTCGGCGACCGCGATGTACATGGCCAGAAGCACCGACGCCGGAGAATTGATCGTCATGGATGTGCTCACCTGGCCGAGGGGAATACCGCTAAAAAGGGTTTCCATGTCCAGCAAGGAATCGATGGCCACACCCACCTTGCCCACCTCTCCCAACGAAAGTTGGTGATCCGAGTCGTATCCGATCTGGGTAGGAAGATCGAAAGCCACGGAAAGGCCGGTTTGGCCCTGCCCGAGCAGGAATTTGTACCGCTCGTTGGTTTCTTCGGCGCTGGCGAATCCGGCGTATTGACGCATCGTCCAGAATTTGCCGCGGTAAGCCGTGGGCTGCACGCCTCTAGTATAAGGATACTCGCCCGGGAGCCCCAAATCCTCGAGGTAATTCAGATCGGAGCAATCTTCAGGCGTATATAAGCGTTTTACCTGTAAACCGGAGATCGTTTCGAACGATTCTTTCCGCTCCGGAAATTTTTTCAGCTTCGGAGTAAGCCGTTCCTCCCATTTTTCGCGTGCTTCGCGAATGGCCTGGAGGGTCTTCTCATCCATCGTGAGAACCTCCCTTCTCGGAGACGACGTGTTTAATTAAAGCCAAATTCGAGGAAAGGCCGGGCCCTGACCCGGCCACTATATCTCGAATCCAAGAACGATACGCTGCACTTTTTCGGATAACCTCTGGCTACGGAGAAAATTGGAATATCAAAAGAAGGGATTTGAGCACAGGAGATTATTCTACGATCATCACCGCTTGTTCCGCCTCGACGGCATCTCCCTCTTTCACCTTGATTTCTTTTACGGTTCCGTCGCAACTGCACACTACCGGCATTTCCATTTTCATGGCTTCAAGGATCAACACCTCATCGTCCTCGCTGACCGTAGCGCCTTGAGTAACGAGAATCTTGATGATTTTTCCAGCCATGGGGGCACATACTTCACTCATCTTTGCCTTCCTCCTTTTCGCTATAACCGTAATCAATGCTCCGGCACGACTCCGGGCTTGGTATGCATGTACGAAAAACCGACGTCACGCGGTGTAATTTACCGAATAGCCGACATGCGCTTGGTCTATTTTTCACAGGCTCAGTAAGGCTAAAGGACAAAACCGTTCATGTCAAGAAGAAAGGGAGCGTTCGCTATTCGCCTTCGGAGCGTAAACGCAATCCCAGTTCCAGGAGCTGCTCGTTGGGAATCGAAGCCGGCGCTCCGGTCAGAGGGCAGGTTGCCGACTGGGTTTTGGGAAAAGCGATGACGTCCCGAATGGAACTTTTCCCGCAAAGGATCATCACGAGCCGGTCCAGGCCAAGGGCGATTCCGCCATGCGGAGGAGCCCCCAACGTCAGGGCTTTC
This window contains:
- a CDS encoding methylmalonyl-CoA mutase family protein, whose protein sequence is MDEKTLQAIREAREKWEERLTPKLKKFPERKESFETISGLQVKRLYTPEDCSDLNYLEDLGLPGEYPYTRGVQPTAYRGKFWTMRQYAGFASAEETNERYKFLLGQGQTGLSVAFDLPTQIGYDSDHQLSLGEVGKVGVAIDSLLDMETLFSGIPLGQVSTSMTINSPASVLLAMYIAVAEKQGVAQADLRGTIQNDILKEYSSRGTYIFPPRPSMRIITDIFAYCSDQIPQWNSISISGYHIREAGSTAVQEVAFTLANGIAYVQAAIDAGLDVDQFGPRLSFFFNSHLDFLEEIAKYRAARRLWARIMKERFGAKDPRSMMLRFHTQTAGCTLTAQQPPNNIVRVAFQAMSAVLGGTQSLHTNSMDEALSLPTEEAVQIALRTQQLIACETGVTDTIDPLAGSYYIESLTNKIEEGAVAYINRIDELGGSVPAIEQGFIQKEIQNAAYGYQKAIESGDRSVVGLNIYQTDSEKPSNLLRVDPEVRNRQIAKLTKLKKERDSNASATALKNLEETARGNENLMVPILDAVKAYATLGEICDVLRGVFGEYQPSAII
- a CDS encoding acetyl-CoA carboxylase biotin carboxyl carrier protein subunit produces the protein MSEVCAPMAGKIIKILVTQGATVSEDDEVLILEAMKMEMPVVCSCDGTVKEIKVKEGDAVEAEQAVMIVE